DNA from Thalassoroseus pseudoceratinae:
TTGAAGGACAAATCTAACGCAACGAGTTGTCGCCAGATGTTTGTGTTGGCCAAGTCCGTCAAGACCTCCGCAGTGAGGTGATTGGCACTCAGATCGAGTTCCGTAATCTGTGGCGGCGGAACATATTCCGCGAATTCGCGAGCATTCTCGGCGATATGCCGCAATTCCACGCGTCGTAACGCAGGCATCTGATCGCACAATGCGTGGCCGTTGCGAATGAAGTCCGCACTGGAGATGCGAACCCGCTCGATCAATCCGCGTTCAAAACACTTGACCGAGACGCCAGTCACTCCCAATGCGCGAAGCGGAGCGAGCCATTCCTCGCCGTGCATCTCAAGCAATTCACGTTCTCGATCCGACAGAGCGGCACGCGCGGCATCACCGGGAGGCAAGGTGGTCAGTTCACATTGCACACGGATAAGTTCGCCCCGCAGATCGCCTTGTTCCTCCAAGAAATCCGCGTAAATGAGTCGTGGTAGTAACTCCTGCGGTTCGTCCCGGATCGCCTGGATGAAGGTCCAATCATCACTCATGGGGCTTCACTCGAAAAGAAATGGGGTTCCGATTCTCACAGTTCGTAATCGACACCCTTGACGCGGGAGTGGGAACGGCTATCGTGACGTTGTTACGTCGGCGTCCGCGATCGCGGGCTTTCCCATTCATTGCCGTTTTTGATTGATACAAAAGGGAGTGCAAAATGCGTTCTTGGATTCTAAGCGTTATGATTCTGGCAGTCTTCGCGGGATGCTCCAAAAAGGACGATAGCGAATTCTCCGAACCAACCGGTGGCTCGCATGTTGAGGATTCCGCCCACGCAGCCCATGGTCCCCATGATGGGCACATGGCTCATATGGGAGCGGAACACCTGGTTGAAGTTACCGTGAGCAAAGAGCCAAAACAAGTCGCCGTTTACATTCTCGATCACGACGACCAAACCGTTGCAGACGTTGAGCCATCCGCTGTTGTGCTGTTCCTCACCGCCCACAAAGAAGACGAAGGCGAAGGCTTCCCACTCACGAAGAAGACCCTCGGCGAAGGCGATGACGCTGAAACCGCTTGGGTGATCGAAGGCGATGCCGTCCCAGCGGAATTGAAATCCATCGAAGATTTCAAAGGCCACGTGGACGTCACCCTCGACGAAGAAACAACAACGGTTACCTTCGCTCACGAGCATGACGACCACGACGATCATGAAGGCCACGAGGAGCACAAAGAGTAATTTTTCGTGCCGGATGATCTCATTGACGGGCTGGGTTATCACCGTATAACCCAGCACTTTTCATTTCCGCAGAAGCCCAATGCGGTGAGGGATTTTCCTCAGAAACCCGCAAGGATGTGATGGCGGAAGTCAGACAGCTCAATTCCCCGAGGAGCCGATTCCGATGGACCGCCCCCGTGTTTCTCGTATCCTCAGCGACGGCCAGCCGGGCGAACCGGTTGAGATCAGCGGCTGGGTCCGCACACGTCGCGACTCCAAAGACGGCTTCTCGTTCGTGGAACTCAACGACGGAAGTTGCATGGCCAATCTGCAATTGGTCATCGACAGTTCCGTGCCCGGCTACGCCGAGACAATCAAGAATGTGACCACGGGGTCGAGCATCAAAATCACCGGTGAGATCAAAGAATCTCCCGGAAAGAAACAACGCGTCGA
Protein-coding regions in this window:
- a CDS encoding TIGR02996 domain-containing protein, with the protein product MSDDWTFIQAIRDEPQELLPRLIYADFLEEQGDLRGELIRVQCELTTLPPGDAARAALSDRERELLEMHGEEWLAPLRALGVTGVSVKCFERGLIERVRISSADFIRNGHALCDQMPALRRVELRHIAENAREFAEYVPPPQITELDLSANHLTAEVLTDLANTNIWRQLVALDLSFNRLGQADVVSQLLEIELPSLNELSLAINQIHETELRTLSAWILSMRENLTALDLSNNPIGQAAFAFLVSTGGVDRLAKLNVASCQLTSLSPLIERERELSLQELNARSNRMMELAWKEWQTSELSDRVETVDARNVYRPSY